GAACACAGAAGAGTCTGTTGTCTCTGCATGAAAAGCCGACCGTTTTGAGTGAAACCCTCGTCCTCGTGATGTTTGTTGGCTAAATCCCCTTGTCGATCTATGAGATCGTATAGATGTAAACTGCAAATTGAAACCACCAGCTAAATCGTCTAACTCTTCATCTGATAGTTCGATCGCTTCATCATTCGGAGTAATTTCGTCACCTGACATAGAAGCTCCTTGACCCCACATGTTAAATTTAAATAAGGCGGAGGGAGTTAACCGAGTGGCTGCTAGGCTCATGGTTAACAACCCCTCCTGCTCCTGAAATTTGTCAAACTGAGAAATCCAGATCAAGCTTCAGGGCTAGAAATACCAGCTTCCTTAAACTCTCTAAGGTCTTGCTCAGAGAAAACGCTCACTTGAAAGGTAACGCTCTTAATGCCGCCTTCTTTAGGAATTTCCACAAAACCAAACTGAAAATCTTCGGCATTTGCGTTTGTTCCCAAGACATCGCTAGTTGCGCCACCAGCAATATAATCAAGTTCTTGATTGGATAGTTCCAGCATTTCATTAGGCTGCACATTTTCCATGATCTTTGTCGTTCTCCTTGTGATGTTGATTATGAGCCTAGAAAATTACTAGGAATTCCGCTAGGAAATTCTTCTCCAGTGAATTTGATTTCGCGCAAATCTTGTTGAGATATAGTAGTTTCCTGACTGTTGAAGGATGCAATGCCGCCATCAGCACCGATAATCACTGCACTAGTTTGCTTATCCGAAAAGTTGAAGTTGTGAGCATCAACAAAGCTAAAAGCACCACCAGCAACGTTGTCCAATTCCTCAGCAGATAGTTCTACGGGCTTAATGTTGTCAGACATAATGTTTTCTCCTCAATTTGTGATATGTGTTAATTGAGTTCTAGTTACTAACTTTCAATAGTGGTAGGAAAGAAGCCAGTTGCTTTGATTTCGTGCAAACTTTGATGAGATGTAGTAGTTTGTTGAGCGGTGGAAGAGCCAATCCCGCCATGAGGACCAAGCACGGTTTCACTAATTTGTTGATCTAATCTGTTGTCGTTGTCAGCATCAACAAAGCTAAAAGCACCACCAGCAACGTTGTCCAATTCTTCAGCAGATAATTCTACGGGCTTAATGTTGTCAGACATGATGTTTTCTCCTTAATGTGTAAAATGTGTAATGTGTATGATGTGTGTTGTATCAAGCAGAACGCTTTATTGAGTTCTGCTCTGTGTAATTAGTTACTAACTTTCAATAGTGGTAGGAAAGAAGCCAGTTGCTTTGATTTCGTGCAAACTTTGATGAGATGTAGTAGTTTGTTGAGCGGTGGAAGAGCCAATCCCGCCATGAGGACCAAGCACGGTTTCACTAATTTGTTGATCTAATCTGTTGTCGTTGTCAGCATCGACAAAGCTAAAAGCACCACCAGCAACGTTGTCCAATTCTTCAGCAGATAATTCTACGGGCTTAATGTTGTCAGACATGATGTTTTCTCCTTAATGTGTAATGTGTATGATGTGTGTTGTATCAAGCAGAACGCTTTATTGAGTTCTGCTCTGTGTAATTAGTTACTACTTTTCAATAGTGGTAGGAAAGAAGCCAGTTGCTTTGACTTCGTACAAACTTTGATGAGATGTAGTAGTTTGTTGAGCGGTGGAAGAGCCAATCCCGCCATGAGGACCAAGCACGGTTTCACTAATTTGTTGATCTAATCTGTTGTCGTTGTCAGCATCGACAAAGCTAAAAGCACCACCAGCAACGTTGTCCAATTCTTCAGCAGATAATTCTACGGGCTTAATGTTGTCAGACATGATGTTTTCTCCTTAATGTGTAATGTGTATGATGTGTGTTGTATCAAGCAGAACGCTTTATTGAGTTCTCTCTGTGTAATTAGTTACTACTTTTCAATAGTGGTAGGAAAGAAGCCAGTTGCTTTGACTTCGTACAAACTTTGATGAGATGTAGTAGTTTGTTGAGCGGTGGAAGAGCCAATCCCGCCATGAGGACCAAGCACGGTTTCACTAATTTGTTGATCTAATCTGTTGTCGTTGTCAGCATCAACAAAGCTAAAAGCACCACCAGCAACGTTGTCCAATTCTTCAGCAGATAATTCTACGGGCTTAATGTTGTCAGACATGATGTTTTCTCCTTAATGTGTATGATGTGTGTTGTATCAAGCAGAATGCTTTATTGAGTTCTGCCCTGTCTAATTAGTTACTACTTTTCAATAGTGGTAGGAAAGAAGCCAGTTGCTTTGACTTCGTACAAACTTTGATGAGATGTAGCAGTTTGTTGAGCGGTGGAAGAGCCAATCCCGCCATGAGGACCGATAACGGTTTCACTAATTTGTTGATCTAATTTGTTGTCGTTGTCAGCATCGACAAAGCTAAAAGCACCACCAGCAACGTTGTCCAATTCTTCAGCAGATAATTCTATGGGTTGAATGTTGTCAGACATGATGTTTTCTCCTTAATGTGTAATGTGTGTTATTTATCAAGCAGAGAGAGTGATTTACTGCTTAGTCGCTTACCGCTTCCCT
The Nostoc punctiforme PCC 73102 genome window above contains:
- a CDS encoding CTB family bacteriocin; the encoded protein is MSDNIKPVELSAEELDNVAGGAFSFVDAHNFNFSDKQTSAVIIGADGGIASFNSQETTISQQDLREIKFTGEEFPSGIPSNFLGS
- a CDS encoding CTB family bacteriocin translates to MSDNIKPVELSAEELDNVAGGAFSFVDADNDNRLDQQISETVLGPHGGIGSSTAQQTTTSHQSLHEIKATGFFPTTIES
- a CDS encoding CTB family bacteriocin translates to MSDNIKPVELSAEELDNVAGGAFSFVDADNDNRLDQQISETVLGPHGGIGSSTAQQTTTSHQSLHEIKATGFFPTTIES
- a CDS encoding CTB family bacteriocin is translated as MSDNIKPVELSAEELDNVAGGAFSFVDADNDNRLDQQISETVLGPHGGIGSSTAQQTTTSHQSLYEVKATGFFPTTIEK
- a CDS encoding CTB family bacteriocin is translated as MSDNIKPVELSAEELDNVAGGAFSFVDADNDNRLDQQISETVLGPHGGIGSSTAQQTTTSHQSLYEVKATGFFPTTIEK
- a CDS encoding CTB family bacteriocin, producing MSDNIQPIELSAEELDNVAGGAFSFVDADNDNKLDQQISETVIGPHGGIGSSTAQQTATSHQSLYEVKATGFFPTTIEK